The following are encoded together in the Equus asinus isolate D_3611 breed Donkey unplaced genomic scaffold, EquAss-T2T_v2 contig_197, whole genome shotgun sequence genome:
- the LOC123276165 gene encoding uncharacterized protein, producing the protein MEGVVPSSAFALQWSLEDAGFPPPGDLRSLSVETPRILVVSRRRGCSGQPQERLEPSSSSLSQALLGNGGLAAWGRGPGGARAPTVGLGLREGRGGAARNREAGSLALTHGHLLTRVPRSSPSPPPPAPWASAQPQGFPPRRWAPFSLCFSAPPGGQAALLPPGAAHQDRRAEGRHPHTTATCARGSACGQKGPRALTAAKRLPRSLLSCSRGFSEPAWRTLGGPSFGVVGSIKFHWLDTACSWTAVAERSRTPDKNRQEVRVLTTSVSRISAYRLQWKQEWTLVILPSFDWNVIFEKNIQTWIWQYCV; encoded by the exons ATGGAAGGCGttgtgccttcctctgcttttgctcttcagtggtccttggaggatgctgggtttcctcctccaggtgaccttcgatccctttCAGTTGAGACACCTCGGATTCTAGTTGTGTCccggcgtcgagggtgttcgggtcaaccacaGGAGCGGCTCGAGccctccagttcttccctcag ccaggcgctgctaggcaacggcgggctggcggcctgggggcggggcccgggcggggcgcgggctccaaccgttgggctcgggctccgggaggggaggggaggggctgcccgcaaccgcgaggccggCAGCctggccctcacccatggccacctcctgacccgcgtgccccgctcctccccctcccccccaccgccagccccgtgggcctccgctcagccccagggcttcccaccgcggcggtgggcccccttctccctctgcttcagtgccccccccgggggccaggcggccctcctgccccctggggccgcccaccaggaccgccgcgctgaaggccgccatccccacaccaccgccacctgtgcgcgtggcagcgcgtgtgggcagaaaggacccagggctctgactgccgccaagcgcctcccacgctccctcctgtcctgcagcCGGGGATTTTCcgagccggcttggagaacactcggagggccaag ttttggcgTAGTCGGCAgtataaaatttcactggctggacactgcttgctcctggactgctgtGGCTGAGAGATCCCGGACGCCTGACAAGAaccggcaagaggtaagagttcttaccacatcagtctcccGGATCTCTGCCTACAGACTCCAATGGAAGCAAGAATG gacattggTTATCTTGccaagctttgactggaatgtcatatttgagaaaaacatacagaCTTGGATATGGCAATACTGcgtttga